Proteins found in one Arthrobacter pascens genomic segment:
- a CDS encoding potassium channel family protein, with product MTQQRYRDLAEWPLMGTALVFLAAYAWQVIGRVEGSGADLLEAVLWLTWGVFAVDYAANLWLAKDRRHWFLWNLHELLIVALPFFRPLRLLRLVTLLSVLHRTVGETLRGRVVTYVAGAAALLVFVGALAVLDVEQSAPEAKILTFGDAAWWAITTITTVGYGDMYPVTAAGRLVAAALMMSGIAVLGVVTASIASWLVQRVEESTEAAAESAEEPLRAELGQLVTEIADLRREIAELKDRRGL from the coding sequence ATGACGCAACAACGCTACCGGGACCTTGCCGAGTGGCCGCTGATGGGGACAGCACTGGTCTTCCTGGCGGCATACGCGTGGCAGGTGATCGGCCGCGTTGAGGGCAGCGGCGCCGACTTGCTCGAGGCCGTTCTGTGGCTCACCTGGGGCGTCTTTGCCGTCGACTACGCTGCCAACCTCTGGCTGGCCAAGGACCGCCGGCACTGGTTCCTGTGGAACCTGCACGAGCTCCTGATCGTGGCACTCCCGTTCTTCCGCCCCCTCCGGCTGCTGCGGCTGGTGACTTTGCTGTCAGTGCTGCACCGCACTGTGGGCGAAACCCTGCGCGGCCGGGTAGTGACATATGTGGCCGGAGCCGCCGCGCTGTTGGTTTTTGTCGGCGCCCTGGCCGTCCTGGACGTTGAGCAGTCCGCGCCTGAGGCCAAGATCCTGACCTTCGGCGACGCCGCCTGGTGGGCCATCACCACCATCACCACCGTGGGCTACGGCGACATGTACCCGGTGACGGCCGCCGGCCGACTGGTTGCCGCGGCGCTCATGATGAGCGGAATCGCCGTCCTGGGTGTGGTCACGGCCTCCATCGCCTCATGGCTCGTCCAGCGCGTCGAGGAATCCACCGAAGCTGCCGCCGAGTCCGCCGAAGAACCCTTACGCGCTGAACTGGGTCAGCTGGTGACAGAGATTGCTGACCTGCGGCGTGAGATCGCAGAGCTCAAGGACCGTCGCGGCCTCTAG
- a CDS encoding acyl-CoA thioesterase, which produces MHLLLRTLLMLFTSSRRSALTIWDTSSLPLRVLPTDIDIAMHVNNGMYFSLMDLGRFDLMVRSGVWKRMRQRDWSPVAAGETIAFRKSLQLWQQYTIESRIIGLDAKAIYFEQRMVADGEIYARAYIATRLVSKGRPVSQEEILDEFGQPPADLELPEWIHEWREENALPGSRTPAPHLWGTKVQAKG; this is translated from the coding sequence ATGCACTTGCTTCTGCGAACCCTCCTGATGCTGTTCACGTCCTCCCGCCGCTCGGCGCTGACCATCTGGGATACCTCGTCCCTTCCCTTGCGGGTCCTGCCGACTGACATCGACATCGCCATGCACGTCAACAACGGCATGTACTTTTCGCTGATGGACCTGGGCCGGTTCGACCTGATGGTGCGCAGCGGCGTGTGGAAGAGAATGCGCCAGCGGGACTGGAGCCCGGTGGCCGCCGGGGAGACCATAGCCTTCCGCAAGTCCCTGCAGCTGTGGCAGCAGTACACCATCGAGTCCAGGATCATCGGGCTGGACGCCAAAGCGATCTACTTTGAGCAGCGCATGGTGGCGGACGGCGAGATCTACGCCCGTGCCTACATCGCCACCCGACTGGTGAGCAAGGGCAGGCCTGTCAGCCAGGAGGAGATCCTGGACGAATTCGGCCAGCCGCCCGCGGACCTGGAACTCCCGGAGTGGATCCACGAATGGCGCGAGGAAAACGCCCTGCCCGGCAGCCGCACGCCGGCCCCCCACCTGTGGGGAACAAAGGTCCAGGCGAAGGGCTAA
- a CDS encoding thioredoxin family protein, whose product MATVNITGEQFASTIEGNDIVLVDFWAEWCGPCKQFGPTYSAVSEKHTDVLFAKVDTEAEQQLAAEAGITSIPTLMAFREKVLVFSQPGALNAQQLEQVVDAVKALDMEEVHAHVARSQAESEAASASTNKASTSAGPQDGSQIPDL is encoded by the coding sequence ATGGCTACCGTTAACATCACAGGTGAACAGTTCGCATCGACCATCGAGGGCAACGACATCGTCCTGGTGGACTTCTGGGCCGAATGGTGTGGTCCCTGCAAGCAGTTTGGGCCCACGTACAGCGCTGTCTCCGAGAAGCACACGGACGTCCTGTTCGCGAAGGTGGACACCGAGGCCGAGCAGCAGCTCGCAGCCGAGGCAGGAATTACCTCCATCCCCACGCTGATGGCCTTCCGCGAAAAGGTGCTGGTCTTCTCCCAGCCTGGCGCGCTGAATGCCCAGCAACTGGAACAGGTGGTGGACGCCGTCAAGGCACTGGACATGGAGGAAGTGCACGCCCACGTGGCCCGCTCACAGGCCGAATCCGAGGCCGCGTCCGCAAGCACGAACAAGGCAAGCACTAGCGCCGGCCCGCAGGACGGCTCCCAGATCCCCGACCTCTAA
- a CDS encoding putative quinol monooxygenase: protein MSAPIDLQATFIPNEGEFFRVKLALEIAIDDVVNEPGCIRYELTEATEEKLVLTEQWASEEDLDKHSKGTAVQDLNESLSALLAEPVQLERL from the coding sequence ATGAGTGCACCCATCGACCTGCAGGCAACGTTCATCCCCAACGAGGGCGAGTTTTTCCGTGTGAAGCTCGCCTTGGAAATCGCCATCGATGACGTGGTGAACGAGCCCGGCTGCATCCGCTACGAACTGACCGAGGCCACCGAGGAGAAGCTGGTCCTGACGGAACAGTGGGCGTCCGAGGAGGACTTGGACAAGCATTCCAAAGGCACCGCCGTCCAGGACCTGAACGAATCCCTGAGCGCCCTGCTGGCCGAACCCGTCCAGCTGGAACGCCTCTAG
- a CDS encoding AMP-binding protein — MRAYTAGDTDVPLLEETIGRNFEQVVARFPFHDALIEAAAVPGADARRWSYTKMNDDVDRLARALLALGVAKGDRVGIWSPNCAEWTLLQYATAKAGAIMVNVNPAYRSHELEFVVRQNGMRMLVTAPSDRSSDYVGMARQALAGCPDLRELVFLPDSGVEGLDAGIPLSDAELTYAELLKRADDVGHSGLKARMAELDPHDPINLQYTSGTTGFPKGATLTHHNILNNGHAIGELLGYTEHDRVVIPVPFYHCFGMVIGNLNALSHGAATIIPGRGFTPAAALEAVQDFGGTSLYGVPTMFIAELALPDFASYDLSTLRTGVMAGSLCPIEVMNRVISDMNMKDVAICYGMTETSPVSTMTRAGDTLQQRTETVGRTMPRLESQIVDPGSGEVLERGQIGELCTRGYAVMKEYWDQPDKTAEAIDNEGWMHTGDLARMDDDGYVVIEGRIKDVVIRGGENIYPREIEEFLYTHPSIQDVQVIGVPDAKYGEELVACIILKPEADPLDAGAVADFCRGRLAHYKIPRYVDIRDSFPMTVSGKVRKVEMREEAVARLGL, encoded by the coding sequence ATGCGCGCTTATACAGCCGGGGACACTGACGTCCCGCTGCTCGAGGAAACCATCGGCCGGAACTTTGAGCAGGTGGTGGCCAGATTTCCCTTCCACGACGCGCTGATTGAGGCCGCTGCGGTTCCGGGCGCTGACGCCCGCCGCTGGAGCTACACCAAGATGAACGACGACGTCGACCGGCTCGCGCGTGCGCTTCTGGCCTTGGGTGTGGCCAAAGGGGACAGGGTGGGCATCTGGAGCCCCAACTGCGCCGAATGGACGCTCCTGCAGTACGCCACGGCGAAGGCCGGTGCGATCATGGTGAACGTAAATCCGGCGTACCGCAGCCACGAACTTGAGTTTGTGGTGAGGCAGAACGGCATGCGGATGCTGGTGACGGCCCCGTCAGACCGGAGCAGCGACTACGTGGGAATGGCGCGCCAGGCACTCGCTGGCTGCCCGGACCTGCGTGAGCTGGTTTTCCTGCCGGATTCCGGCGTGGAAGGGCTCGACGCCGGAATCCCCCTCAGTGACGCCGAGCTGACCTACGCCGAGCTGCTCAAGCGGGCTGACGACGTCGGACATTCCGGCCTGAAGGCCCGGATGGCGGAGCTGGATCCGCACGATCCCATCAACCTTCAGTACACCTCGGGAACCACGGGATTTCCCAAAGGCGCAACGCTGACGCACCACAACATCCTGAACAACGGCCACGCAATCGGTGAGCTGCTGGGCTACACCGAACACGACCGGGTGGTGATTCCGGTGCCGTTCTACCACTGCTTCGGCATGGTGATCGGCAACCTGAACGCGCTCAGCCACGGTGCCGCCACCATCATCCCCGGCCGCGGCTTCACTCCGGCCGCGGCGCTCGAAGCGGTCCAGGATTTCGGCGGAACGTCACTGTACGGGGTTCCCACCATGTTCATCGCCGAGCTCGCCCTCCCTGACTTCGCCTCCTACGATCTGTCCACGCTCCGGACCGGAGTCATGGCGGGGTCGCTCTGCCCCATCGAGGTGATGAACCGCGTCATTTCAGACATGAACATGAAAGATGTGGCCATCTGCTACGGCATGACCGAAACGTCGCCAGTGTCCACCATGACGCGCGCCGGGGACACGCTCCAGCAGCGCACCGAGACCGTGGGCCGGACCATGCCGCGGCTGGAAAGCCAGATCGTGGACCCCGGCTCCGGCGAGGTGCTGGAACGCGGGCAGATCGGTGAGCTGTGCACCCGGGGCTACGCCGTCATGAAGGAGTACTGGGACCAGCCTGACAAAACCGCCGAGGCCATCGACAATGAGGGCTGGATGCACACTGGGGACCTCGCCCGCATGGACGACGACGGGTACGTGGTGATCGAGGGCCGGATCAAGGACGTGGTGATCCGCGGGGGCGAAAACATCTATCCCCGCGAAATCGAGGAGTTCCTGTACACCCACCCGTCCATCCAGGATGTCCAGGTGATCGGCGTTCCGGACGCCAAATACGGCGAGGAACTGGTGGCCTGCATCATCCTCAAGCCGGAGGCAGATCCCCTGGACGCCGGCGCCGTCGCCGACTTCTGCCGGGGACGCCTGGCCCACTACAAGATCCCGCGTTATGTCGATATCCGTGACAGCTTCCCCATGACGGTGTCCGGGAAGGTCCGCAAAGTGGAGATGCGCGAGGAAGCGGTGGCCCGGCTGGGGCTGTGA
- a CDS encoding ABC transporter permease has protein sequence MAVQATPEVLKKPGLGQVLNDTRHVFWREMLLPLRDPFSLIFSLLQPLVFLGLFGPLLGSAVGAPAFGGQSTLQWFLPGVVVMIALFGTSMTGSNLQYELMTGSYERILATPLSRSSLMIGRALKEWAPLVVQGLLISVVCIPFGFVFYPLHVLFGLVILGIFGIGLGALSYALALVSQNKEWIFWGVQQTLLFPLMILSGIMLPIEAGPDWMKTASWFNPLTYLVNAERELFAGNVGTDTLLGLLAAAVSAAVGLVVGVRTISRNTN, from the coding sequence ATGGCTGTCCAGGCTACTCCGGAGGTCCTCAAGAAGCCGGGCCTTGGCCAGGTCCTCAATGACACCCGGCACGTGTTCTGGCGGGAGATGCTGCTGCCGTTGCGGGACCCGTTTTCGCTGATATTCTCGCTGCTCCAGCCGCTCGTTTTCCTTGGCCTGTTCGGGCCATTGCTTGGCTCCGCTGTGGGTGCGCCTGCATTCGGCGGCCAGTCCACGCTCCAGTGGTTCCTGCCCGGCGTCGTAGTCATGATTGCCCTCTTCGGAACCTCCATGACCGGCTCCAACCTGCAGTATGAGCTGATGACCGGTTCCTACGAGCGGATCCTGGCCACCCCTTTGTCCCGCTCGTCGCTGATGATCGGGCGCGCGCTGAAGGAATGGGCGCCGCTGGTGGTGCAGGGACTGCTCATCTCGGTGGTGTGCATCCCCTTCGGCTTTGTCTTCTATCCGCTGCACGTGCTGTTCGGGCTGGTCATCCTGGGAATCTTCGGCATCGGGCTCGGTGCGCTCTCCTACGCCCTGGCCCTGGTGTCGCAGAACAAGGAATGGATCTTCTGGGGGGTGCAGCAGACTCTCCTCTTTCCGCTGATGATCCTCTCCGGCATTATGCTTCCCATCGAGGCCGGTCCGGACTGGATGAAGACGGCAAGCTGGTTCAACCCGCTGACCTACCTGGTTAACGCCGAACGCGAACTCTTCGCCGGCAACGTCGGGACGGACACGCTCCTGGGGCTCCTCGCCGCGGCGGTAAGCGCCGCCGTCGGACTGGTGGTTGGAGTCCGGACCATCAGCCGGAACACCAACTAG
- a CDS encoding ATP-binding cassette domain-containing protein — translation MIHTDKLSKNFTVKKETVEAVKAVNIDVAPGELVAFLGPNGAGKSTTLRMLTTLLKPTSGTATVAGVGVSSDPAGVRARIGYIGQGNGGGHSYRVIDELVMQGRFYGMNTTDSTARAQELMKSLDLTDLAKRTVIKLSGGQRRRMDVALGLMHSPRLLFLDEPSTGMDPQNRANLWEHIMRMRAEHGTTIVLTTHYMDEADSMSERVIVIDHGQIIADDTAARLKANLAGDLLAVEVAADSAPDVRGLLGRAAAGGELQENAYDGVVRFRLRLTHGARLAPGLLKQMNDAGAPAQSLELKPPTLDDVFLELTGRNLREGAEV, via the coding sequence ATGATCCACACGGACAAGCTGAGCAAGAACTTCACCGTCAAGAAGGAAACCGTTGAGGCCGTCAAGGCGGTCAACATCGATGTTGCCCCCGGCGAGCTGGTGGCCTTCCTTGGCCCGAACGGCGCGGGAAAGTCCACCACCCTCCGGATGCTGACCACCCTGCTCAAGCCCACCTCCGGCACCGCCACTGTGGCCGGGGTGGGCGTCTCCTCGGACCCGGCCGGGGTGCGGGCACGGATCGGGTACATCGGCCAGGGCAACGGCGGCGGACACAGCTACCGGGTGATCGACGAACTGGTCATGCAGGGCCGCTTCTACGGGATGAACACCACGGACTCCACCGCCCGGGCGCAGGAGCTCATGAAGTCCCTGGATCTCACGGACCTCGCCAAGCGCACGGTCATCAAGCTGTCAGGAGGGCAGCGGCGCAGGATGGACGTTGCCCTGGGACTCATGCACTCGCCGCGGCTGCTGTTCCTCGACGAGCCGTCCACCGGCATGGATCCGCAGAACCGGGCCAACCTCTGGGAACACATCATGCGGATGCGGGCCGAGCACGGAACCACCATCGTCCTGACCACTCACTACATGGACGAGGCTGACTCCATGTCCGAGCGGGTGATCGTCATCGACCACGGACAGATCATCGCGGACGATACCGCGGCCCGGCTCAAGGCAAACCTGGCCGGTGATCTGCTGGCCGTGGAAGTGGCGGCGGACTCCGCCCCGGACGTGCGCGGGCTGTTGGGCCGCGCCGCCGCGGGTGGCGAACTGCAGGAGAACGCCTACGACGGCGTGGTCCGGTTCCGCCTCCGGCTCACCCACGGCGCCCGGCTGGCGCCCGGGCTGCTGAAACAGATGAACGACGCCGGCGCTCCCGCCCAGTCCCTGGAGCTGAAGCCTCCCACCCTGGACGATGTGTTCCTTGAGCTGACCGGCCGCAACCTGCGCGAAGGAGCTGAAGTCTGA